The sequence CTTGAAGTGGCTGCTGATGGTCAGTCATTTACCAACAGAGCCAACAAGTTTAAAGTATCCTTCCCTAAGAACCCTAAAGCGAAAGAGTTAACTAGCCTTTTTCATTATTCTATCGATGGTAAAGACATTACGTTTGGTTTGTCAAATGCCCAAAGTAATAATTCTAAACTTATTTCTAATCCTCAGGATACAGTGGGGAAATTCCAAGACAATACTGCAAAGTTTGTTAATCTCTATCCTGGAGTAACCTTTGACTACTCTGTTGATGGTTCAAAAGTAAAGGAAAATATTATCCTGGAATCTTACCAAGGGAAAAATACGTTTGAATTTGTAATCAGGGGATCCGGGCTAAAAGCCAGCAAGAAATCGAATGGCTCCATAGAGTTCCTAGATAAATCAAGTGGAAAATATCTCTTTAACATTCCTCGTCCATATATGTTTGATTCCAATAAACAAGCCGGGCCAGAAGGGGTAATATCTCAAGAAGTCACTCAAGATATAACTCCAACCAAAGACGGATTTATTCTAACCATCACAGCCGACGAAGCTTTTCTGACAAACAAGGCAACGGTTTATCCAGTCACTATAGACCCGTGGATCGATTACTTTAATGCCCAGGATACCTACGTTGCCAGTGCATACTCTGACACGAATTACTATAATACCAGTTATCTCTATGTCGGTCACGATGCCACAATTGGGGCGACACGCTCCTTGGTTAAATGGCCCGAGTTACCGGATATTCCTAATGCAGAAGTACTCGGTGGTCAAATAGGACTTTATCAATACCACGCTTATTCCCAGGTTGCTCCGGTGGAGATGCATAAGGTGACAACAAGTGGATGGGCTCATGACAAAGTAACGTGGAATGCACTGCCAAGCTTTAATTACTCTGCCGAATCTACATTAGGAAGTTTAGTTACAGGCTATAATTATTTTGAAGCTACTAGTCTTATTAAAGAATGGTACGCTAACCCTCAAGCCAATAATGGGGTGATTTTTAAATATGCCGACAGCCAGGAAAACTCGAATACAAGAAGGAGCTTCTATTCCTCGGATTGGATTAATCCGGATGGAACTCCCCTTGGTAAACCAAAACTTGTCATCTCCTTTAGATCTAAAGAATTTCTTGGTTTAGCGGATTATTGGAAATTTACCCCTGACATATTTCAGGGCGAAGGGACCGGCGTCGTTAACGTCATCAATGGGAACTTTGTTTATGATATTCCCGTTTTGGATCTAAACAGCAGGGTAAACGCTTTTAATCTTAAAATGGTCTACAACAGCCGGTCCTCCTATCAGGATGCTTGGGGCTATGGCTGGACGTTCAGCCCCCAAAAACGGCTGATATTTAATAGTGACAAAAGCATTATTGAATATCTCGATGAAGATGGAACAAGAAACCATTTTGCGAAATTGCAAACAGATACATCGACCAGTTATACCGCTCCCGAGGGTAACTATCTCGAATTAACGGCTGTCGGCAGCGAATACACCATTAAACAGCCGGATGAAACGGTCTTGTACTTTGATCAGTATGGCCGGAATTATAAAATCGTTGACGAAAAAGGAAACACAGTAAAATATGTCTTCGATTCTTCTGCACCCGATTCCCGGCGCATTGTCAAAATTCAAGAACGCTATGGCAGTGAAACGACGGGCCGCGAGATTATTCTTGCTTACCGCCCCGATGGTTTGCTCGATGGACTCACTGATTTGAAAGGAACTCAGACGAAATTCAATTATGAAATCAGTGGCTTAAGCAAGCTCAGTTCAATCACCTATGCTTACGGAACCACGGATGCCAAATCAATTAACTTTAATTATGATGCCAATAATCGCTTATTTACCGTATCGGATGCTAAAGGGAACGTTGGCTAGATCGAGTATAATGCGGCTAACAAGGTGTCTAAAGTTACTGATCCCAGGTCAACCCAACAACTCCCCATGTTTGCTCAGCTCACTTATCCGAGTGCCACTGAAACGGTTTTCACGGATGCTAAGGGTTTCAAGACCTATTACAAAAATAATTCTAACCTTAACCTGCCGACCATAAATGTTGTTCAAATGGTCGAGGATTACCAAGGAACTCAACCGGCAACGACGAATTATGAATGGAACAAAAATACCCTGACGAAAGTCATCGAACCGAATAAAGACACCGGTGCGGCCAGCGGTTCTACTCACACTGGTGACTATGACGGCAACGCGAACCTCACTCAGGCAGCTTCCCCCAATAATTTAGGGGTCAGTAACACCTACGATGGCAAATCCAATCCCACCAAGGTAGAGACCAATGGGACAACTTATCACAACCTCTATGATGCTAAGAGTAACCTCCGCTCCTCCACAAATAACCTCGGTCTGACCGACTATAACACCTATGATAAGTATGGTAACACTTTAACCAGCACAAGCCCTACCAGGGCAACCCACAACCGTATCCCGAATTCTAATTTTGAAATAGTACAAAGCGGACTGCCAGTCTCCTGGAATAATCGGGACGTTGGGCAATACAGTGTGAGTACCCAGGAAAAGGTTTTTGGCAAGAGCTCAGGAAAAATCTATCTATCTCCTACGGACGGAGGCGGGTATTTTACACAACTGGTGCCTGTAGCAGCAGATGAGACAGATAAAGATTATACCCTATCTGTCTATGCCAAGACTTCAGGCGTAACAGGTACTGGCGCTAATTTTCGAGTCTATTTTAAAGATGCTAGCGGAAATTATATTTATAACGGTGCAGACTTGGTAATCTATGATTCTAAGACTGTTGGCGGTACAACGGATTGGACCAGATTATCCACTTACTTTAAAGCTCCTGCTAATACGGCCGCGATTCAAATAGACTTGCGCATTCTCGGAGCCGGAACGGTCTACTTTGATGGAGCAGAACTGGTCTATGGAAGGGTGCTGGATAACTACTATTCCAATGAAAATGCCAGTCTGGAGTGGGGGAACCTTGAAAACTGGACCATGTCTTCCTTGGGAACGGGAGACGGCAAAAGTTCAGAAATGGCTAAACGAGGAAGCTATTCCTTAAAACTCAATGGAACCACGGCCAGTAAAAATCTAGGCCAGTATGTCGAAGTGCAGGGTAATGCCAATGATCCCCTAACCATATCCGGCTGGGCCTACTCAACGAATCCCAATCCCTCCGGAGGATACTTCGCGCTGGATGTCGTCTTGAGGTATAACGATGGAACGGAAGAGGTCTTCATCCAGGAATTTGACAAATCAAGAGCCAATCAGTGGCAGATGCTCAAAAGCACGATCCGCGCCCAGAAAGCTTTTTACCAGGCTAAGGTCTATGTCCTTTACTACAACCAGACAGGAGCCGTTTATTTTGACAACATCAAACTGGAAGAGCGGAGTTCCCTGTCGCAAAAGGCCTATGATTCATCCGGGAACTTTGTCACAGCAACAACGGATGAAT comes from Desulfosporosinus meridiei DSM 13257 and encodes:
- a CDS encoding DNRLRE domain-containing protein, with translation MEPIHYLYEDRWVDINNTLEVAADGQSFTNRANKFKVSFPKNPKAKELTSLFHYSIDGKDITFGLSNAQSNNSKLISNPQDTVGKFQDNTAKFVNLYPGVTFDYSVDGSKVKENIILESYQGKNTFEFVIRGSGLKASKKSNGSIEFLDKSSGKYLFNIPRPYMFDSNKQAGPEGVISQEVTQDITPTKDGFILTITADEAFLTNKATVYPVTIDPWIDYFNAQDTYVASAYSDTNYYNTSYLYVGHDATIGATRSLVKWPELPDIPNAEVLGGQIGLYQYHAYSQVAPVEMHKVTTSGWAHDKVTWNALPSFNYSAESTLGSLVTGYNYFEATSLIKEWYANPQANNGVIFKYADSQENSNTRRSFYSSDWINPDGTPLGKPKLVISFRSKEFLGLADYWKFTPDIFQGEGTGVVNVINGNFVYDIPVLDLNSRVNAFNLKMVYNSRSSYQDAWGYGWTFSPQKRLIFNSDKSIIEYLDEDGTRNHFAKLQTDTSTSYTAPEGNYLELTAVGSEYTIKQPDETVLYFDQYGRNYKIVDEKGNTVKYVFDSSAPDSRRIVKIQERYGSETTGREIILAYRPDGLLDGLTDLKGTQTKFNYEISGLSKLSSITYAYGTTDAKSINFNYDANNRLFTVSDAKGNVG